In Alkalihalobacillus sp. AL-G, the genomic stretch ATCGGGATCCATATTTCACTTTTGAAAATTGGTGAGGATACATCCTTATTCTCATTCCACAAAATTTCTGGTCCTTCTGTTTGTTCGTAGGTTGAGGATGGAAACCATTCGGAATATATTCGTCCCCATACATCCTGCAATGTATCAGGGAATGGTCCGATTGCTTCAAATACAGTCCATGTTGAGGCAGGAACTTCATGTTGTGTCATGTTATTTGGACAATCTTTAGTTGTTGCTACGCCAATATAGTGATCAAGCTCCCCTTTTTCCTCCATCCGGCCTTCCGAAAAGTTCGTGGATGCTTGAAGCAGTCCTAAAGGCTCAACATTCGAAAGCTTCTTAAGTTGATCAATCGTCTCGTCGTTTAATCTTTTCCACATAGAAGCAATTTCCGGATTAACCCCTTTGAAAATAATCGGAACCCTTTTCTTGATTCCAACAATACGAAATGCTTCTTTTTTTTCAATCCGATAATTCATTTCACTTCCTCCTTTAATAGATAACTGGAAGGTCATTTGTGGATAGGCTTTAAGTGAATGGCCATTATTTCTAGCTTCTGACGGTTTTATGCCGTGCAAATTTTGAAAGGCTCTTGCAAAGGAATCAGGTGAGTTGTACCCGTATTTTATCGCGATGTCAATGACCTTAACCTTGCTATCTTTAAGCTCGAAAGCTGCAAGAGTAAGACGTCTGCGACGGATATACTCCGTAAGCGTGACACCTGCAAGGAAGGAAAACATCCTTTTGAAATGATATTCGGAGCAAAAAGCCAGCCTTGCTGCTTCTTTAATGTCGATATCATACGTCAGATTTTCTTCAATATACGTTAAGGCTACATTCATCTGTTTTTGCAAATCCATTAATATGACCTCCGTTTCCATTAGAATAGCAGGAGTTGACTGTACCCATCCGACATTTTGTGCACAATTATGTAGGGTTCATTTATGTTCTTAATCTTAACATGTAAAACACATATCCCTATACACCAACCTCCAAGGAAGTCTGGGTCATAGTAATTTTTAGTTATTTTTTATGCTAAACTGTAGGTGCTTTTCTGTAACAAGATAAGTGCTCTTTTTTGTCTGACGAATGTGTTGACTTTTGAATTGGATTGGTATAAATTTCTAACCATACTTATTTAATGCCTTTCACCAATGTGAACAAATAGATTGAGAATGATGTGCATAAAATACATCATTATTTTTTTGCTCGAGTTATAGATTAAAAGATATAAGGATCTGATCCGAAAAGGGGGGGATTCGATGGATTACTTATCATCGGAAGCAAAAAACAGGATCATGAAACAGGGTTTAAAAGAACTACAGGATCAAAATTACATAACGTGGGAGATTTATTCCGAGGTTCTTCATGCACAGAACGAGTATTATACGAACCTAGTAGAAAAGGAAAAAGCAGAGTTGGCAAAAAAAGAAGCGGCTGAAGAAGTGATATCCGAAAAAGCTGCTATTAAACTCGCAGAACCAAAACCTAAAAAAGTGAAAAAAACGTTGTCACCTCAAGAAGTACGTGAACGGAATATTACGTGGTCGTTGAATTTAGGGGTCATCCTGCTGTTGATTGGCGGTCTCGTGCTTGCCACCAGCACGTGGGAAACCCTGGACAACTGGATGAAAACCGGGTTAGTTGCCCTCGTATCGATCCTGTTTTTCGGATTGGCTTATTTCACAAGAAATGTGCTGAAGATTGAGAAGACCGCTTTTGCGTTTCATGTTCTCGGCGGTTTGTTTTTACCGATAGTGATTTTATCTGCGGGTTATTTTGAACTGTTCGGCTCTTATTTTTCAGTGGAAGGAGAAGGACGTTATCTGTTCGGGGCAGCTGGTAGTTTGGTAGTTTTACCGATATATCTGTTCCTTTCTGTCAGACTCTCATCGCGGTTGTTCATCTGGTTTTCGTATGTGACATTCAGCGTGTTTGCCGGGTTTGGCATTGCAGCTTTGTACTTACCGATCGATGGCTTTTATCTTGGGATCATGTTGTTTAACGCGATATTGATTGCCGGATACCGCCTCTTGAAAAACAACGACCGTTTGAATTGGATCACGAATGAATTTGTTCCATACATTCAGGCGAATTTGATTTTATCGACACTGCTTATGCTCGTATTTTACAATCATGAGCTCTTTTACAGCCTTAATCTGATTCTTACAGCAGTTTTATATTTATCGATGATTTATGTGACGAATCGTAAAGAGTACCATTTCGTGTTCAGTGCAATGCTCGTTTACGGGGCTTACCAATTGATTGAGCATTCCATTTTTGATGAGTTCGGAAGTATCGGTTATGCCTTGCTTGGGATTGTGTTCTTGATCTTGCCGAACTATTTGACCGAAAACATTCCACTGCAAAAAGTGTTTCGCTATA encodes the following:
- a CDS encoding AraC family transcriptional regulator, with the protein product MDLQKQMNVALTYIEENLTYDIDIKEAARLAFCSEYHFKRMFSFLAGVTLTEYIRRRRLTLAAFELKDSKVKVIDIAIKYGYNSPDSFARAFQNLHGIKPSEARNNGHSLKAYPQMTFQLSIKGGSEMNYRIEKKEAFRIVGIKKRVPIIFKGVNPEIASMWKRLNDETIDQLKKLSNVEPLGLLQASTNFSEGRMEEKGELDHYIGVATTKDCPNNMTQHEVPASTWTVFEAIGPFPDTLQDVWGRIYSEWFPSSTYEQTEGPEILWNENKDVSSPIFKSEIWIPILKR